The following are encoded together in the Candidatus Zixiibacteriota bacterium genome:
- a CDS encoding sigma 54-interacting transcriptional regulator codes for MKRFDEVQRLIDSKDFSEALQLLKSQGVPNPDSPLLNLYIVMESELLLHSGECQNLRIDEAIEALRFGDQSEMFARAKYVKGWQLAMQSDFLAAREQLVESYAGYLRLNSKSKAASALNLLAFVETHVGNQSTALLNLDRASQLHIEAGSRDKSMNAKANKAHLLCRIGRFAEARELYGELEAMILDVGERGVTNFFINASLSECLVGEYDRARGYLDEVSESLMSHPREHAVALEVKGKLETLRGNLTKAEKHLSEGLKLSLQIAPESTLVSQTKRLLADVYVAMKDYDRARTVAEEALAVATKINERLEIAACHRVFGQVDAYRGEYESAREWFRKAIDMLAMIGAQYELAVTRFCAVESGIYTSTESIAHLTLAKEYFAREQVKPYLDKTDRALHTLTSHRAKPATADREAPIVVSQSRAMQTILEKIEYVAPSNMNVLLLGETGTGKDLIARWIHHVSGRTGEFVSVNAAAIPDNMFEAELFGYKRGAYTGAESDRAGLIELAAGGTFYLNEIADTTPAVQAKLLEVIENKRLRRLGENNERAVDFRLIAASNIDIVALVQQNKFRADLYHRLNEIPIALPALRTRPEDILPLIGHFLRLNGADGDLVRCRHDIARLAKVLSSRIWPGNVRELQAEVRRLWVESRGSIDRMAHMLDRDRSDIERRELLELLDTCGGNRREMARRLNVSDSTIRYRLRKFGIDTAEQVPASF; via the coding sequence ATGAAACGATTCGATGAGGTTCAGCGGCTGATTGATTCGAAGGACTTTAGCGAAGCTCTTCAACTACTCAAGTCACAGGGCGTGCCAAATCCGGACTCACCGTTGTTGAATCTCTACATAGTCATGGAGAGCGAGCTACTCTTGCACAGTGGTGAGTGTCAGAATCTGCGAATTGACGAAGCCATTGAAGCGCTCAGATTCGGCGATCAGTCCGAAATGTTTGCCCGCGCGAAGTATGTCAAAGGATGGCAATTGGCGATGCAAAGTGACTTTCTCGCTGCGAGGGAACAGCTTGTTGAGTCTTACGCTGGCTATCTCAGGCTCAACTCGAAATCCAAAGCTGCGAGTGCGCTGAACCTGCTCGCGTTTGTGGAGACGCATGTTGGCAACCAATCGACGGCGCTTCTGAATCTTGATCGAGCTTCGCAGTTGCATATCGAAGCTGGTAGTCGTGACAAGTCTATGAATGCGAAAGCGAACAAGGCGCACCTGCTTTGCCGTATAGGGCGGTTTGCTGAAGCGCGTGAGCTGTATGGTGAACTTGAAGCCATGATTCTCGACGTGGGTGAGAGAGGGGTCACCAATTTCTTTATTAACGCAAGTCTGTCCGAGTGTCTCGTCGGCGAGTACGATCGCGCGCGAGGCTACCTAGACGAAGTTTCAGAGAGCTTAATGTCTCATCCACGCGAGCATGCGGTTGCCCTCGAGGTCAAAGGCAAACTAGAAACCCTTCGCGGCAATCTCACCAAAGCCGAAAAGCATCTCTCCGAAGGGCTCAAACTCTCTCTGCAGATCGCCCCCGAGTCAACCCTCGTCTCCCAAACCAAACGCCTCCTCGCCGATGTCTATGTCGCCATGAAAGATTATGACCGGGCGAGAACTGTCGCCGAGGAAGCCCTCGCGGTCGCAACCAAGATAAACGAACGTCTTGAAATAGCCGCCTGTCACCGGGTGTTCGGACAGGTCGATGCCTATCGGGGTGAGTATGAGTCCGCCCGCGAGTGGTTCCGCAAAGCCATCGATATGCTGGCGATGATCGGCGCCCAGTACGAGTTGGCAGTCACACGTTTCTGCGCCGTCGAGTCAGGCATATACACAAGTACAGAGTCTATCGCACACCTCACTCTCGCCAAGGAGTATTTCGCGCGGGAGCAGGTCAAGCCGTACCTCGACAAAACCGACCGCGCCCTCCATACCCTCACCTCCCACCGGGCCAAACCCGCCACCGCCGACCGCGAAGCCCCGATTGTCGTCTCCCAGAGCCGGGCCATGCAGACCATTCTCGAGAAAATCGAGTACGTCGCCCCGTCGAACATGAATGTCCTCCTGCTCGGAGAGACCGGTACCGGCAAGGATTTGATCGCACGGTGGATTCACCATGTCTCCGGGCGGACCGGCGAGTTTGTCTCCGTCAACGCCGCCGCGATCCCGGACAACATGTTCGAGGCCGAGTTGTTCGGCTACAAACGCGGCGCCTACACCGGCGCCGAAAGCGACCGCGCGGGCCTGATCGAACTGGCCGCCGGCGGAACGTTTTATCTCAATGAAATCGCCGACACGACACCCGCCGTCCAGGCGAAACTGCTCGAAGTCATCGAGAACAAACGCCTCCGCAGGCTCGGCGAGAACAACGAACGGGCCGTTGACTTCCGCCTGATCGCCGCCTCAAACATCGATATCGTCGCGCTCGTGCAGCAAAACAAGTTCCGTGCCGATCTCTACCACCGCCTGAACGAAATCCCCATCGCCCTCCCGGCCCTTCGCACACGGCCCGAGGACATCTTGCCGCTGATCGGTCACTTCCTGCGCCTGAACGGCGCCGACGGTGATCTCGTGCGGTGTCGGCATGACATCGCTCGACTGGCAAAAGTGTTGTCGTCCCGCATCTGGCCGGGAAACGTCCGGGAACTGCAGGCGGAAGTGCGCCGCCTCTGGGTCGAATCGCGCGGCAGTATCGATCGCATGGCCCATATGCTCGATCGCGACCGCTCCGATATCGAACGCCGCGAATTGCTGGAATTGCTCGACACCTGCGGGGGAAATCGCCGCGAGATGGCCCGCCGCCTCAATGTCAGCGACTCCACCATTCGCTACCGCCTCCGCAAATTCGGAATCGATACCGCAGAGCAGGTCCCGGCCAGTTTCTGA
- a CDS encoding DUF5916 domain-containing protein, which yields MLWLAALASDDQLSYRVTTVTAAPEIDGLLDLCWRTGDSVTSFVQVTPDEGLPLSEPTTVYILQDSRALYIAFKCKTPNRYPDCRRETRESRSGDEVSLFLDTFFDRQTAYRFTVSCGNVQSDAVLSANGREENITWDGVFESAVYVDTGIFIVEMAIPWSSLQFDKGAPAWGFNLERKIPKQGEVGYAVPVKQNEALSVSGFGRLEGVAPADRNLGLELAPTTFFRAEKSYNERSDRVRVGADINWALTPAVRLQTTFYPDFAQVEADPFALNLSKYAIYFSEKRPFFVEGQEFFDPPGGAMAGLLTLFYSRSIGKKLPDGTEVPIQAGGRLVGKLPRVEFGTLLARTGSEDYEGWYGPETQQAATFAVNRVTVHPTPGTTVGLFQAGEYEQDHHNDVYSVDAGLSNALLDVYGQVARSRYDDYNDWAWLGSFHYTPRGLSLRADAVSIGYDFDVSDIGFVPWYDYRSYAASAGPTVYPSSGLLTYGKIAFGTQFDREYGESIYASRYSINLALAMRCNWGAGLTYAWGRDFEQDMRYDPRSWSGFLRSDVSRRAWFIVNVSTSRSFNYLRYYLARSWNIDWYASFKPQSAMSVFFNGDAWIENDPGGSVEEITWRFRPGCSYSVTRDISMRAYGESTVYRSVGIRSVRVGLSLAYNFLPKSWLYLAYNDYQRRRDDHTYQPLEQVFVMKVRYLVSM from the coding sequence TCCGTAACGTCGTTCGTGCAGGTAACCCCGGACGAAGGCCTGCCGCTGTCGGAGCCAACCACCGTCTACATACTTCAGGACAGCCGGGCCCTCTACATAGCCTTCAAATGCAAGACGCCGAACAGGTATCCGGACTGCCGTCGAGAGACGCGTGAGAGCAGGAGCGGCGACGAGGTGTCGTTGTTTCTCGATACGTTTTTCGACCGTCAGACCGCCTATCGGTTCACTGTGTCCTGTGGCAACGTGCAATCGGATGCGGTGCTCTCCGCCAATGGACGGGAGGAGAATATCACCTGGGACGGGGTGTTTGAGTCGGCGGTCTACGTCGATACGGGCATCTTCATTGTTGAAATGGCGATTCCATGGTCGAGTCTGCAGTTCGACAAAGGCGCGCCGGCCTGGGGCTTTAATCTTGAGCGGAAGATTCCAAAGCAGGGCGAGGTCGGATACGCCGTCCCTGTTAAACAGAACGAAGCGTTATCCGTCTCAGGGTTCGGGCGGCTCGAAGGAGTGGCGCCGGCAGACCGAAACCTCGGACTCGAACTGGCGCCCACTACGTTCTTTCGCGCGGAGAAAAGCTACAACGAGCGAAGTGACCGGGTGCGCGTGGGAGCCGATATAAACTGGGCGCTGACACCCGCGGTGCGTCTCCAGACAACCTTCTATCCGGATTTCGCACAGGTCGAAGCTGACCCATTCGCGCTGAATCTCTCCAAGTATGCGATCTACTTCTCCGAGAAACGGCCGTTTTTTGTCGAAGGACAGGAGTTTTTCGATCCCCCCGGCGGGGCGATGGCCGGCCTCCTCACGCTGTTCTATTCCCGGTCGATTGGCAAGAAACTTCCGGACGGGACCGAGGTGCCCATTCAGGCCGGCGGCCGACTGGTCGGCAAGCTCCCCAGAGTGGAGTTTGGGACGCTGCTGGCACGCACCGGGAGCGAAGACTACGAGGGCTGGTACGGTCCCGAGACGCAGCAGGCCGCCACCTTCGCGGTCAATCGCGTCACCGTCCATCCGACTCCCGGAACGACGGTCGGGCTGTTCCAGGCCGGTGAGTACGAACAGGATCACCACAACGATGTCTACTCGGTCGACGCCGGCCTCAGCAACGCGCTGCTGGATGTCTACGGTCAGGTGGCGCGGAGCCGCTACGACGACTACAACGACTGGGCGTGGTTGGGGTCGTTTCATTACACGCCGCGCGGGCTTTCACTACGAGCCGACGCAGTGAGTATCGGCTACGATTTCGACGTCTCCGATATTGGGTTCGTCCCCTGGTACGACTACCGGTCGTACGCTGCTTCGGCAGGCCCGACCGTATATCCGTCGTCCGGATTGTTGACCTACGGGAAGATCGCATTTGGGACACAGTTCGACCGCGAGTACGGTGAGTCAATCTACGCCAGCCGCTACTCGATCAACCTGGCGCTGGCCATGCGATGCAACTGGGGCGCCGGGCTGACCTATGCCTGGGGGAGAGACTTCGAACAGGACATGCGCTATGATCCCCGAAGTTGGTCGGGCTTTCTGCGAAGCGACGTCTCCCGGCGGGCCTGGTTCATAGTGAACGTCAGTACATCACGATCTTTCAACTATCTGCGGTACTATCTCGCCCGGTCGTGGAATATCGACTGGTACGCGAGCTTCAAGCCGCAGTCGGCAATGTCGGTCTTCTTCAACGGTGACGCCTGGATAGAAAACGATCCCGGCGGATCTGTCGAGGAGATCACCTGGCGATTTCGCCCCGGCTGTTCGTACTCGGTCACACGGGACATCAGCATGCGGGCGTATGGTGAGTCGACGGTATATCGGAGTGTGGGGATTCGGTCGGTTCGTGTGGGGCTGTCGCTGGCGTACAATTTCCTGCCGAAAAGCTGGCTCTACCTTGCTTACAATGACTATCAGCGGCGCCGCGATGATCACACCTATCAGCCGCTGGAGCAGGTGTTCGTGATGAAGGTTCGCTATCTGGTGAGCATGTGA